The Zobellia alginiliquefaciens genome contains a region encoding:
- a CDS encoding beta-N-acetylhexosaminidase — protein sequence MRISVNFILLVLLCLSPVFLNAQSPIIPEPTKAIAGKGQFVLDKNTSIASSDIRLQDVASFLKAQILTQTRIPLHTGDFHSKSLKQITLELVSDESIGTEGYHLSVSPQEIKITGTTVSGVFYGAVSLVQLAVENTPKNGEVPINAWEIQDQPFYEWRGIMLDVSRYFIGKEKIKSILDWMAFYKLNTLHWHLTDATGWRMEILKYPKLALVGGVGDHFDPNLPAQYYTQSEIQEIVDYAAKLQIKVIPEIDMPGHATAANMAYPQFSGGGSEKYPEFTFDPGKESTYGYLTDILREVNALFPSGLLHLGGDEVSFGNQKWNSNKGISDLMKREKLNGLKDVEHYFMERMADSVFSMNAKVLAWDELAEIDLPKDKTIIYWWRHDKPEQFQKALEKGFSTVVCPRIPYYLDFVQDENHRSGRKWDGAFSPIEAVYGFDVNHIVDGEKYGNQILGVQGNLWTETINSEARIDYMLFPRIAALAESAWTKTRNDYEEFESRLESHLELYDKQNIYYYNPIKPNLVPEPVHLLTE from the coding sequence ATGAGAATCTCCGTAAATTTTATTCTACTCGTATTACTTTGTTTATCACCTGTTTTTTTAAATGCGCAGTCGCCAATAATCCCAGAACCTACAAAGGCCATTGCCGGAAAGGGCCAGTTCGTATTGGATAAAAATACGTCTATAGCCAGTTCGGACATACGGTTACAAGACGTTGCTTCTTTTTTAAAGGCGCAAATATTGACACAAACTAGAATACCATTACATACAGGTGATTTTCATTCAAAAAGCCTAAAACAAATTACTTTAGAATTGGTTTCAGATGAATCAATCGGTACTGAGGGGTACCATCTTTCCGTATCCCCGCAAGAAATCAAAATTACGGGAACAACTGTATCCGGAGTGTTTTATGGAGCCGTTAGCTTAGTGCAATTGGCAGTGGAAAATACACCTAAAAATGGAGAGGTACCTATCAATGCTTGGGAGATACAAGATCAACCGTTTTATGAGTGGCGGGGCATTATGCTAGATGTTTCTAGATATTTTATAGGGAAAGAGAAAATAAAATCCATTTTGGATTGGATGGCTTTTTACAAATTAAATACGCTGCACTGGCATTTGACCGATGCAACGGGGTGGCGAATGGAAATTTTAAAGTATCCTAAATTGGCCCTTGTAGGCGGTGTAGGTGACCATTTTGATCCTAATCTGCCTGCACAATATTATACACAAAGTGAAATTCAGGAAATTGTAGATTATGCGGCAAAGTTGCAAATTAAAGTGATTCCTGAAATAGATATGCCCGGTCATGCTACGGCTGCAAATATGGCTTATCCTCAATTTAGCGGAGGGGGAAGTGAAAAATATCCTGAGTTTACTTTTGACCCGGGAAAGGAAAGTACGTATGGTTATCTAACGGATATTTTACGAGAAGTGAATGCTTTGTTTCCTTCCGGCTTGTTGCATTTAGGAGGGGACGAGGTGAGTTTTGGTAACCAAAAATGGAATTCGAATAAAGGAATTTCGGATTTAATGAAAAGAGAAAAGCTGAACGGTCTTAAAGATGTGGAGCATTATTTTATGGAACGCATGGCGGATTCTGTTTTCAGTATGAATGCAAAAGTTCTGGCTTGGGACGAGCTTGCAGAAATTGATTTACCAAAGGATAAAACTATTATTTATTGGTGGCGACATGATAAACCCGAGCAGTTTCAAAAAGCACTGGAAAAGGGGTTTTCAACGGTGGTTTGTCCAAGAATTCCGTATTATTTAGACTTCGTTCAAGATGAGAATCATCGTTCGGGTCGTAAATGGGACGGAGCATTTAGTCCTATTGAAGCAGTCTATGGCTTTGATGTTAACCATATAGTTGATGGTGAAAAGTACGGAAACCAAATTCTAGGTGTACAGGGTAATTTATGGACGGAAACTATCAATAGTGAAGCAAGAATAGATTATATGTTATTTCCTAGAATAGCCGCTCTTGCGGAATCTGCATGGACGAAAACTAGAAACGATTATGAAGAATTTGAGTCACGGTTAGAATCTCATTTAGAATTGTACGACAAGCAAAATATTTATTATTATAATCCTATTAAACCGAATCTGGTACCTGAACCGGTCCACTTGCTGACCGAATAA
- a CDS encoding asparagine synthetase B codes for MVKSLLSILFILIGVLQLSASSILIPMDAEGQKDHLKAYGITYWVLNKQQKVQWLLNYRGGSFLLPDGDVIRKECQIRGVSFEILSDSQAANILSEISSPSKNQDAVILEKAPKIAVYSPKGNQPWDDAVTMVLTYAEIPYVTVYDEEVLGDKLALYDWLHLHHEDFTGQYGKFYGAYRAAPWYIEQKKEAEALAHTHGFSKVSEEKSAVAQKIRKYVIGGGFMFAMCSATDSFDIALSAEGVDICEPMFDNDPSDANYQSQLDYNKTFAFTDFTLERNPLKYEFSSIDMTSKRGNVPKESDYFSLMDFSAKWDAVPTMLCQNHTSLVKGFMGQTTAFAREEVKPTVMVLGENKLNGEARYIHGVKGKGFFTFYGGHDPEDYQHRVGDPKTELELHPNSPGYRLILNNVLFPAARKKKQKT; via the coding sequence ATGGTGAAATCGCTTTTGTCAATTCTTTTCATCTTAATTGGTGTTTTGCAACTTTCTGCATCCTCCATTTTAATTCCTATGGATGCCGAGGGTCAGAAAGACCACCTTAAAGCCTACGGAATTACCTATTGGGTACTCAATAAGCAGCAGAAAGTGCAATGGCTTCTGAATTATAGAGGAGGTTCTTTTTTGCTGCCCGATGGAGATGTTATCCGTAAAGAATGTCAAATTAGAGGAGTTTCCTTTGAAATTTTATCTGATAGTCAAGCGGCGAATATTTTGTCGGAAATCAGTAGTCCATCTAAAAATCAAGATGCTGTAATTCTTGAAAAAGCTCCGAAGATTGCAGTCTATTCCCCCAAAGGAAATCAACCTTGGGACGATGCCGTAACTATGGTGCTGACCTATGCGGAGATTCCATATGTTACCGTTTACGATGAGGAAGTATTAGGCGATAAGTTGGCGTTGTACGATTGGCTGCACTTACACCACGAAGATTTTACAGGTCAATACGGAAAGTTTTATGGAGCATACCGTGCTGCCCCTTGGTATATAGAACAAAAAAAGGAGGCTGAGGCACTAGCTCACACACATGGATTTTCAAAAGTTTCGGAAGAAAAAAGTGCCGTAGCCCAAAAAATAAGGAAGTATGTTATAGGTGGAGGGTTTATGTTCGCTATGTGCTCTGCTACGGATAGTTTTGATATTGCGCTTTCTGCAGAAGGTGTTGATATTTGCGAACCCATGTTCGATAATGACCCTTCGGATGCGAACTATCAAAGTCAATTGGATTACAATAAAACGTTTGCCTTTACGGATTTTACATTAGAAAGAAATCCGCTCAAATATGAGTTTTCATCAATTGATATGACAAGTAAAAGAGGAAACGTTCCCAAGGAGTCCGATTATTTTTCATTAATGGATTTTTCTGCAAAATGGGATGCCGTTCCTACTATGCTTTGTCAAAATCATACCTCTTTGGTCAAGGGCTTTATGGGGCAGACCACGGCATTCGCAAGAGAAGAAGTGAAGCCAACGGTCATGGTTTTGGGCGAAAATAAATTGAATGGAGAAGCCCGCTATATTCATGGTGTAAAAGGAAAAGGCTTTTTTACATTTTATGGCGGTCACGATCCAGAAGACTATCAGCATAGGGTAGGGGACCCTAAAACGGAATTAGAGCTACACCCCAATTCTCCTGGGTATCGACTGATACTGAACAATGTTCTGTTTCCTGCTGCCAGGAAGAAGAAACAGAAAACTTAA
- the dnaB gene encoding replicative DNA helicase: MEKINPVVGRKIDKSTLINLERGKIPPQSVDLEEVVLGAMMIDKKGVDEVIDILHPDVFYKDAHRYIYESIFKLFESSEPVDLLTVSSQLKRDGRLDAIGGDFYLIKLTQKVASSAHIEFHARIILQKYIQRSLIKISNEIIEEAYDEGTDVFDLLDSAESKLYDVTQGNLKRSAETAMDLVIQAKKKIEEISNKEGMSGIATGFDKLDKLTSGWQPSDLIIVAARPGMGKTALTLSMARNIAVDSGQGVAFFSCEMSSVQLITRLISSETGLSSEKLRTGKLEKHEWEQLNVKVKALEKAPLFIDDTPSLSIFDLRAKARRLASQHDIKIIIIDYLQLMTAGGTGKGGNREQEISTISRNLKALAKELNIPVIALSQLSRAVETRGGSKRPLLSDLRESGAIEQDADIVSFIFRPEYYKIDEWDDEERSPTQGQAEFIVAKHRNGGLENIRLKFIGNLGKFDNLDDFDSPFEFQSKMNENEDNPFITPNLPDANEAFGSSMNDNMPPGDDDVPF, from the coding sequence ATGGAAAAAATTAATCCGGTCGTCGGACGCAAAATAGACAAGTCAACCCTAATCAATTTAGAAAGAGGTAAAATTCCACCTCAATCTGTTGATTTAGAAGAGGTTGTGTTGGGTGCTATGATGATTGATAAAAAGGGTGTAGATGAAGTAATAGATATCCTTCATCCTGATGTTTTCTATAAAGATGCCCATCGATACATCTATGAATCCATTTTTAAGCTGTTCGAAAGTTCCGAACCAGTGGATTTATTAACGGTTTCCTCCCAATTAAAGCGAGATGGAAGGTTAGATGCCATAGGAGGTGATTTTTACCTCATTAAACTGACTCAAAAAGTGGCTTCATCGGCACATATTGAGTTCCATGCACGTATTATTCTGCAGAAGTACATTCAGCGGAGCTTGATTAAAATTTCCAATGAGATTATTGAAGAGGCATATGATGAAGGAACCGATGTTTTTGACCTTTTAGATAGTGCGGAATCTAAATTATATGATGTTACTCAAGGTAACCTGAAACGTTCTGCGGAGACGGCTATGGATTTGGTAATTCAGGCAAAGAAAAAGATTGAAGAGATTTCCAATAAAGAGGGGATGAGCGGTATTGCCACCGGCTTTGATAAGTTGGATAAACTTACTTCGGGTTGGCAGCCTAGTGATTTGATTATTGTAGCTGCACGTCCCGGTATGGGTAAAACCGCATTAACATTATCCATGGCAAGAAATATTGCTGTAGATAGTGGACAAGGTGTTGCTTTCTTTTCCTGTGAGATGTCTTCTGTGCAGTTAATTACACGTTTGATTTCTTCGGAAACCGGACTTTCATCCGAAAAATTGAGAACCGGTAAATTAGAAAAGCACGAGTGGGAGCAGCTGAACGTAAAAGTAAAAGCGCTAGAGAAAGCACCGTTATTTATTGATGATACGCCTTCTTTATCTATTTTTGACTTGCGTGCAAAGGCCAGACGTTTGGCTTCACAGCATGATATTAAGATAATTATTATTGATTATTTACAGTTAATGACCGCTGGTGGAACCGGCAAAGGAGGAAACCGTGAACAGGAAATTTCTACCATTTCGCGTAACCTTAAGGCATTGGCAAAAGAATTGAATATACCCGTAATTGCACTATCTCAGCTTTCACGTGCGGTTGAAACCCGTGGAGGTAGTAAAAGACCTTTACTTTCGGATTTACGTGAATCTGGTGCGATTGAGCAGGATGCGGATATTGTGTCGTTTATTTTCCGTCCTGAATATTATAAAATTGATGAATGGGATGACGAAGAACGAAGCCCAACACAAGGTCAGGCAGAGTTTATCGTTGCCAAACACCGTAATGGTGGTCTGGAAAATATTCGTTTGAAATTTATCGGTAACCTCGGTAAGTTTGATAACCTAGACGATTTTGACTCTCCGTTTGAGTTCCAATCTAAAATGAACGAGAACGAGGACAATCCTTTTATTACGCCGAACTTACCAGATGCGAACGAAGCTTTTGGTAGTTCTATGAACGATAACATGCCTCCTGGAGATGATGATGTTCCGTTTTAA
- a CDS encoding acetyl-CoA carboxylase carboxyltransferase subunit alpha, with the protein MEYLDFELPIKELEEQLDKCMIIGEESEVDVTETCKQIEKKLADTRKEIYKNLTAWQRVQLSRHPNRPYTLDYINAICGDTFLELHGDRNVKDDKAMIGGLGKIGDQSFMFIGQQKGYNTKTRQYRNFGMANPEGYRKALRLMKSAEKFNVPVVCFIDTPGGAAGIEAEERGQGEAIARNILEMTRLKVPIIVVIIGEGASGGALGIGVGDKVLMLENTWYSVISPESCSSILWRSWEYKEVAAEALKLTATDMKKLKLIDEIVREPAGGAHANREKTFEVVKNKILTQFKALEKLSPKELVKTRMDKYAQMGVFNG; encoded by the coding sequence ATGGAATATCTCGATTTTGAACTCCCGATAAAAGAGCTTGAAGAGCAGCTGGATAAATGCATGATTATTGGGGAAGAAAGCGAAGTAGATGTAACGGAAACCTGTAAACAGATTGAAAAGAAGTTAGCGGATACCCGTAAAGAAATCTACAAAAACCTTACGGCCTGGCAACGGGTACAGTTATCTAGGCACCCAAATAGACCCTATACTTTAGACTACATCAACGCTATTTGTGGCGATACTTTTCTAGAACTTCACGGAGATAGAAATGTAAAAGATGATAAGGCAATGATCGGTGGTCTTGGTAAAATTGGCGACCAGAGCTTCATGTTCATCGGTCAACAAAAAGGATATAATACAAAGACAAGGCAGTACCGTAACTTTGGTATGGCCAACCCAGAAGGCTATCGTAAAGCACTGCGCTTAATGAAATCTGCGGAGAAATTTAATGTGCCTGTGGTGTGCTTTATAGATACTCCTGGTGGCGCTGCCGGTATTGAGGCGGAAGAACGTGGGCAAGGAGAGGCAATAGCCCGTAACATTTTAGAGATGACCCGTCTTAAAGTGCCAATTATTGTTGTAATTATTGGTGAAGGAGCTTCTGGTGGAGCTTTGGGTATAGGTGTAGGAGATAAAGTGTTGATGTTGGAAAACACATGGTATTCGGTGATTTCTCCGGAATCTTGTTCTTCTATTCTTTGGAGAAGTTGGGAGTATAAGGAAGTGGCTGCTGAGGCATTAAAACTTACTGCTACCGATATGAAAAAATTAAAATTAATCGATGAAATCGTACGCGAACCTGCGGGCGGTGCACATGCAAATAGGGAAAAGACTTTTGAAGTTGTGAAAAACAAAATATTGACACAATTTAAGGCTTTAGAAAAGTTATCCCCAAAAGAATTAGTCAAAACCCGAATGGATAAATACGCCCAAATGGGTGTTTTTAACGGTTAA
- a CDS encoding DMT family transporter: MGAQLKNYLHLHFIVFIWGFTAVLGKLITLDAMPLVWYRMLIAAVFILLYLKAKKYSLKVSRPMLWSLLGAGIVIALHWVTFFLSIKVSNVSITLATISTGAFFTALIEPFWYKRKMIWYEIVFGIVVMLGLYLIFKVDTQYLYGILLALVSAFLSALFSLINGKLIQKERPSVISFYELVSGVVLLTIFLAFQGSFDAQFFALSQNDWLYLFILASICTAYAFIASIKILKYISPYTVMLTINLEPVYGIILAYFILGESEKMNPLFYVGGGIILLTVLANGILKNRRRFKKPFRR; the protein is encoded by the coding sequence ATGGGGGCGCAGTTAAAAAATTACCTACACTTACATTTTATTGTCTTTATTTGGGGCTTCACAGCGGTATTGGGTAAACTGATTACCCTAGACGCTATGCCGCTGGTCTGGTATCGTATGCTTATTGCGGCCGTATTTATCTTATTATATCTAAAAGCTAAAAAATATTCCCTTAAAGTTTCCCGCCCCATGCTATGGTCTTTGTTAGGTGCAGGTATTGTAATTGCGTTGCATTGGGTTACCTTCTTTTTGTCCATTAAAGTTTCTAATGTTTCCATTACGCTGGCTACTATTTCAACAGGTGCATTTTTTACAGCTTTAATAGAGCCTTTTTGGTACAAGCGCAAGATGATTTGGTATGAGATTGTTTTTGGTATTGTGGTTATGCTAGGGCTGTATTTAATTTTTAAGGTAGATACGCAATATCTCTATGGTATACTATTGGCACTTGTCTCTGCATTTTTATCGGCTCTTTTTTCACTCATTAATGGAAAGCTGATTCAAAAGGAAAGACCTTCCGTAATCTCATTCTATGAGTTGGTGAGCGGAGTAGTATTGCTGACTATCTTTTTAGCGTTTCAAGGTAGTTTTGACGCTCAATTTTTTGCACTCTCGCAGAACGATTGGTTGTATCTGTTTATTCTAGCTTCAATTTGTACCGCCTATGCCTTTATCGCATCGATAAAAATTTTAAAATACATTAGTCCTTACACGGTAATGCTCACTATTAACTTAGAGCCTGTGTACGGCATAATTTTAGCTTATTTTATTTTAGGCGAATCAGAAAAAATGAATCCCCTGTTTTATGTGGGTGGAGGCATCATCTTATTGACGGTTCTTGCCAACGGAATCCTTAAAAATAGGAGAAGGTTTAAAAAACCCTTCAGGAGATAA
- a CDS encoding LptF/LptG family permease yields MLTILDKYILKRYLVTFSVMILLFIPIGIMAHLAEQIGKMQANEAPLDEILIYFGNFTIYIGSLLFPIFLFLSIIFFTSKLAGNTEIVAILSSGVSYNRFLRPYIIGASIIAIIMFIMGMFIVPNASKGFNEFKYKYLKKGKQDRVTNNIFTQLNANDFIYVSSFDPAREIGYNFTFERFNDENELEFKISAANIRYVDKDSVYRLTTYKKRRILEDTALVETKRRLDTLFSFKIGDLTPVSYAAETKNIFELNRFIKDQKLKGASNINTYVLVKYKRWALPITAFILTIIAVAVSSVKRRGGMGVNLAFGIIVAFVFVFFDKVFGTLAEQSGFSPLLAVLVPNMIFGILAVVLLQKAKR; encoded by the coding sequence GTGTTAACAATACTGGATAAATATATATTAAAACGATATCTCGTCACTTTTTCGGTGATGATATTGCTGTTCATTCCTATTGGTATCATGGCCCATTTGGCGGAACAAATAGGAAAGATGCAGGCCAATGAGGCTCCATTGGATGAAATACTTATCTATTTTGGAAACTTTACCATTTATATAGGAAGTTTACTGTTCCCTATTTTTCTTTTTCTATCCATTATTTTCTTTACTTCTAAACTGGCGGGCAATACAGAAATTGTAGCTATTTTAAGTTCAGGGGTTTCATATAATAGATTTTTGCGCCCCTATATAATCGGAGCATCCATTATTGCCATAATTATGTTCATCATGGGTATGTTTATCGTGCCCAATGCCAGTAAAGGGTTTAACGAGTTTAAATACAAGTATCTAAAAAAAGGGAAACAAGATAGGGTTACCAATAATATTTTTACCCAATTAAACGCCAATGATTTTATTTATGTAAGCAGTTTTGATCCGGCAAGGGAGATTGGTTACAATTTTACCTTTGAGCGATTTAATGATGAGAATGAGCTTGAGTTTAAGATTTCTGCGGCCAATATCCGTTACGTAGATAAAGACAGTGTATACCGTTTAACTACCTATAAGAAACGCAGAATATTGGAAGATACCGCACTGGTAGAGACTAAGAGGCGTTTGGATACGCTTTTTTCCTTTAAGATAGGTGACCTTACCCCAGTATCTTACGCAGCGGAAACCAAAAATATTTTTGAGTTGAATCGCTTTATAAAAGACCAAAAACTTAAAGGCGCTTCCAATATAAACACCTATGTATTGGTGAAATACAAACGGTGGGCGTTGCCAATAACAGCCTTTATTCTTACTATCATAGCGGTTGCCGTTTCGTCGGTTAAAAGACGGGGTGGTATGGGAGTAAACCTTGCTTTTGGAATTATAGTGGCATTCGTTTTTGTCTTTTTTGATAAAGTTTTTGGTACACTAGCGGAGCAGTCTGGTTTTTCCCCTCTTTTAGCGGTACTTGTACCAAATATGATTTTTGGGATTCTTGCAGTAGTGTTGTTGCAGAAGGCAAAACGATAA